From one Cupriavidus sp. P-10 genomic stretch:
- a CDS encoding CaiB/BaiF CoA transferase family protein: MGPLAGMKIIELAGIGPGPMAGMVLADMGAEVLRIERPGEADLGVRRERRFDLMLRNRKSIALDLKDPRAVAIVLDLVEQADALIEGFRPGVTERMGLGPQDCMARNPRLVYGRVTGWGQTGPLAHTAGHDINYISLTGALNAIGARGQAPAIPPAYLGDFAGGAMFLVTGVLAALIEAGKSGQGQVVDAAIVDGAAALGTVFYGMTAAGQWRQERGTNVLDSGAHYYNVYQCQDGRWISVGPIEARFYRDLLARIGIDPAGLGEQLDADTWEPARDRLAEVFRSRTRDEWCRLLEGTDACFAPVLDFEEAPQHAHLKARETFVEVDGIPQPGPAPRFSRTRSAPPVPPSAPDASRYGEVLAGWLPPETIEQVRTLGATGR; encoded by the coding sequence ATGGGCCCCCTCGCAGGCATGAAGATCATTGAACTGGCCGGCATCGGCCCCGGCCCCATGGCGGGCATGGTGCTCGCCGACATGGGCGCCGAGGTACTGCGTATCGAGCGCCCCGGCGAAGCCGACCTGGGCGTCAGGCGCGAACGTCGTTTCGACCTGATGCTGCGCAACCGCAAGTCGATCGCGCTAGACCTGAAAGATCCCCGGGCCGTGGCCATCGTGCTGGACCTCGTGGAACAGGCCGACGCGCTGATCGAAGGCTTCCGGCCGGGTGTCACCGAGCGCATGGGCCTGGGGCCGCAGGACTGCATGGCGCGCAACCCGCGCCTGGTCTACGGCCGGGTCACCGGATGGGGCCAGACCGGCCCGCTGGCCCACACCGCCGGCCACGATATCAACTACATCTCGCTGACCGGCGCGCTGAACGCCATCGGCGCACGCGGCCAGGCACCCGCCATTCCGCCGGCCTACCTGGGCGACTTTGCCGGTGGCGCCATGTTCCTGGTCACGGGCGTGCTGGCGGCGCTGATCGAAGCCGGAAAGTCCGGACAGGGACAGGTGGTGGATGCCGCCATTGTCGACGGCGCCGCGGCACTCGGCACTGTCTTTTACGGCATGACGGCGGCCGGCCAGTGGCGGCAGGAACGCGGCACCAATGTGCTCGACTCCGGCGCCCACTACTACAACGTCTACCAGTGCCAGGACGGCCGCTGGATCTCGGTGGGACCGATCGAGGCGCGCTTCTACCGCGACCTGCTGGCGCGGATCGGCATCGATCCCGCCGGCCTGGGCGAGCAGCTGGACGCGGACACCTGGGAACCCGCGCGCGACCGGCTGGCGGAGGTCTTCCGCAGCCGTACCCGGGACGAATGGTGCCGGTTGCTCGAAGGCACCGACGCCTGCTTCGCCCCCGTGCTGGACTTCGAGGAGGCGCCGCAACACGCCCACCTGAAGGCGCGCGAGACCTTCGTCGAGGTGGACGGCATTCCCCAGCCCGGCCCCGCGCCGCGTTTCAGCCGTACCCGGAGCGCCCCGCCCGTGCCGCCGAGCGCGCCCGACGCAAGCCGCTATGGCGAGGTGCTGGCCGGCTGGCTTCCGCCCGAGACTATCGAACAGGTACGCACGCTGGGCGCCACCGGCCGCTGA
- a CDS encoding Bug family tripartite tricarboxylate transporter substrate binding protein encodes MAFHHFMHGLVAASLALSAMPATAQSDFPNRPVKVIVSLPPGSGADTTARFIAQHLGEKFKQPFVVENRPGANSFIGARAVAEAAPDGYTLFVGSNSSMVTNVAVFRNMPYDPVKDFVPVERIARFAMVVVVPASSPYKTLDNLVEAARKAPGKLNYASGSAGYQVAVELFHERFRIKGNPIAYKGTAPAMTDVAAGNVDYSIGEISSVLPLIRAGRLRALAVTDTQRLKELPQVPTVAESGAPGFEVFAWTGVFAPARVPEKIVKSLSDAVRETMQQRDSVKFIENLGGSVFSGGPQQLRQFQLAEIQRTRDIVKTAGIPVE; translated from the coding sequence ATGGCATTCCACCATTTCATGCATGGCCTGGTCGCGGCATCGCTGGCGCTGAGCGCGATGCCGGCCACGGCGCAGTCCGACTTCCCGAACCGGCCGGTCAAGGTCATCGTCTCGCTGCCGCCGGGCAGCGGCGCCGACACCACGGCACGCTTCATCGCCCAGCACCTGGGCGAAAAATTCAAGCAGCCTTTCGTGGTGGAAAACCGCCCCGGCGCCAACAGCTTCATCGGCGCGCGCGCGGTGGCCGAGGCAGCCCCGGACGGCTACACCCTCTTCGTCGGCAGCAATTCGTCGATGGTGACCAACGTGGCGGTGTTCCGCAACATGCCCTATGACCCGGTCAAGGATTTCGTGCCGGTGGAACGGATCGCACGCTTTGCCATGGTGGTGGTAGTGCCGGCCAGTTCGCCCTACAAGACCCTCGACAACCTCGTGGAGGCCGCCCGCAAGGCGCCCGGCAAGCTCAACTATGCCAGCGGCAGCGCAGGCTACCAGGTGGCTGTGGAACTCTTCCATGAACGCTTCCGCATCAAGGGCAACCCGATCGCCTATAAGGGCACGGCGCCGGCGATGACGGACGTGGCCGCAGGCAACGTCGACTACTCGATCGGCGAGATCAGTTCAGTGCTGCCCCTGATCCGCGCGGGCCGCCTGCGAGCACTGGCCGTCACCGACACACAGCGACTGAAGGAACTGCCGCAGGTACCCACCGTTGCCGAAAGCGGCGCGCCCGGCTTCGAGGTGTTTGCCTGGACCGGCGTGTTCGCACCGGCCAGGGTTCCGGAGAAAATCGTCAAGTCCCTGTCGGACGCGGTGCGCGAGACCATGCAGCAGCGCGACAGCGTGAAATTCATCGAGAACCTGGGCGGCAGCGTGTTCTCCGGCGGTCCGCAGCAGCTCAGGCAGTTCCAGCTGGCAGAGATCCAGCGCACGCGCGACATCGTCAAGACTGCCGGCATTCCCGTGGAATAA